In one Podarcis muralis chromosome 7, rPodMur119.hap1.1, whole genome shotgun sequence genomic region, the following are encoded:
- the SLC38A8 gene encoding solute carrier family 38 member 8, whose amino-acid sequence MDMEELARESITLLAKPTLESGSPNLSSAGAVFIMLKSALGAGLLNFPWAFNKAGGVTPAVLVELGSLIFLISGLVILGYAASISTQTTYQGVVREICGAAIGKLCEVCFILNLFMISVAFLRVVGDQLEKLCDSFYPNETLSGGISRQHWFTDHRFTLSALCALVIFPLSIPREIGFQKYTSILGTLAACYLMLVIVIKYYLRTDYVVKHEHRRSSGVSSWASMFSVIPTICFGFQCHEACITIYSSMSNKKLSHWIVVSVMSMLFCLLIYSLTGLYGYLTFGADVAADILMSYPGNDVLVIVARLLFGISIITIYPIVLLLGRSVLQDVCLSSKHSYLLTTEPYEKWMRVTLTTAWVVVTLVIALFVPDISDVISVIGGISAFFIFIFPGLCLVCAVEMEPIKPRTKSCLITWGIVTVLCGAFIFGQSTTIALMELLYKV is encoded by the exons ATGG ATATGGAGGAGTTGGCTAGAGAGAGCATCACCCTGTTAGCCAAGCCTACTCTGGAGTCAGGTAGCCCCAATCTCTCGTCGGCTGGGGCTGTCTTTATCATGCTGAAATCTGCCCTTGGAGCAGGGCTCTTGAATTTCCCCTGGGCGTTCAATAAGGCTGGAGGAGTCACCCCGGCTGTCCTTGTGGAGCTG GGTTCCTTGATATTCCTGATTAGCGGCTTGGTGATTCTGGGTTATGCTGCCTCCATCAGCACCCAGACAACGTACCAGGGTGTGGTGAGAGAGATCTGTGGGGCTGCCATTGGGAAGCTTTGCGAAGTCTGCTTCATTCTGAACCTGTTCATGATCTCGGTGGCCTTTCTTAGAGTCGTGGGAGACCAGCTAGAAAAAT TGTGTGATTCTTTCTACCCTAATGAAACCTTGAGTGGTGGCATCTCTCGTCAGCATTGGTTCACAGACCATCGCTTCACCTTGTCTGCTTTGTGTGCCTTGGTTATTTTCCCCCTCTCAATTCCAAGGGAAATTGGATTCCAGAAATACACAAG CATCCTTGGTACTTTGGCAGCCTGCTACCTGATGCTTGTCATTGTAATAAAATACTACCTCAGAACCGATTACGTTGTCAAGCATGAACATCGCCGTTCCTCCGG GGTCTCTTCCTGGGCTTCAATGTTCAGCGTTATCCCAACAATCTGCTTTGGATTTCAG TGTCACGAAGCGTGCATCACCATCTACAGCAGCATGAGTAATAAGAAGCTCTCCCACTGGATTGTGGTGTCTGTCATGTCCATGCTGTTCTGTTTGCTTATATATTCTCTGACAG GGCTCTATGGCTATTTGACATTTGGTGCTGATGTTGCTGCTGACATCCTGATGTCCTACCCAGGAAATGATGTGCTGGTCATTGTAGCTCGGCTGTTGTTTGGCATCTCCATAATCACCATCTACCCCATTGTCCTCCTCTTGGGAAG GTCAGTCCTACAGGACGTCTGCCTGAGTTCCAAGCACAGCTACCTCCTGACAACTGAGCCTTACGAGAAGTGGATGCGGGTCACTCTCACTACTGCCTGGGTTGTGGTCACGCTGGTCATTGCTCTCTTTGTGCCGGACATCAGTGACGTCATCAGTGTCATTGGGGGCATCAGCGCATTTTTCATCTTCATTTTTCCAG GACTGTGTTTGGTGTGTGCAGTGGAGATGGAGCCTATCAAGCCAAGGACCAA GTCTTGCTTAATTACATGGGGAATTGTCACCGTCCTTTGTGGAGCCTTCATCTTTGGACAAAGCACGACGATCGCTCTCATGGAACTGTTATACAAAGTCTAG